In Streptomyces durocortorensis, a genomic segment contains:
- the mnmA gene encoding tRNA 2-thiouridine(34) synthase MnmA, with amino-acid sequence MTQTSQRPLRVLAAMSGGVDSAVAAARAVEAGHDVTGVHLALSANPQSFRTGARGCCTIEDSRDARRAADVIGIPFYVWDLAERFREDVVEDFVAEYEAGRTPNPCLRCNEKIKFAALLDKALALGFDAVCTGHYATVVLAEDGSRELHRASDMAKDQSYVLGVLDEKQLAHAMFPLGDTLTTKDEIRAEAERRGLAVAKKPDSHDICFIADGDTQGFLADRLGGPAEGDILDESGTKLGTHEGAFGFTIGQRKGLKIGHPAADGKPRYVLDISPVNNTVTVGPVEALDVTSLTAIKPRWCGTPPSGPGTYTAQLRAHGGECEVTAELVDGAELHVTFTEPVRGVAPGQAVVLYDGTRVVGSATIATTVRRERVATGA; translated from the coding sequence ATGACTCAGACTTCCCAGCGCCCCCTGCGTGTCCTCGCCGCGATGTCGGGCGGTGTCGACTCGGCCGTCGCCGCGGCCCGCGCCGTCGAGGCGGGCCACGACGTGACCGGTGTCCATCTCGCCCTGTCCGCGAACCCCCAGTCCTTCCGGACCGGGGCGCGCGGCTGCTGCACGATCGAGGACTCCCGGGACGCCCGCCGCGCGGCCGACGTCATCGGTATCCCGTTCTACGTCTGGGACCTGGCGGAACGCTTCCGCGAGGACGTCGTCGAGGACTTCGTCGCGGAGTACGAGGCCGGGCGCACCCCCAACCCGTGCCTGCGCTGCAACGAGAAGATCAAGTTCGCCGCACTGCTCGACAAGGCCCTCGCCCTCGGCTTCGACGCCGTGTGCACCGGCCACTACGCCACGGTCGTGCTCGCCGAGGACGGCAGCCGCGAGCTGCACCGCGCCTCCGACATGGCCAAGGACCAGAGCTACGTGCTCGGCGTGCTGGACGAGAAGCAGCTCGCGCACGCCATGTTCCCGCTCGGCGACACCCTCACCACCAAGGACGAGATCCGCGCCGAGGCCGAGCGCCGGGGCCTGGCCGTCGCCAAGAAGCCCGACAGCCACGACATCTGCTTCATCGCCGACGGCGACACCCAGGGCTTCCTGGCCGACCGCCTCGGCGGCCCGGCCGAGGGCGACATCCTGGACGAGTCCGGTACGAAGCTGGGCACCCACGAGGGAGCGTTCGGCTTCACCATCGGCCAGCGCAAGGGCCTGAAGATCGGCCACCCCGCCGCCGACGGCAAGCCGCGCTACGTCCTCGACATCTCCCCGGTGAACAACACCGTCACCGTCGGCCCGGTCGAGGCCCTCGACGTGACCTCCCTGACCGCGATCAAGCCCCGCTGGTGCGGCACGCCCCCGTCCGGCCCCGGCACGTACACCGCCCAGCTCCGCGCCCACGGCGGGGAGTGCGAGGTCACGGCCGAGCTGGTCGACGGCGCCGAGCTGCACGTCACCTTCACCGAGCCGGTCCGGGGCGTGGCCCCCGGCCAGGCGGTCGTCCTCTACGACGGCACGCGCGTGGTCGGCTCCGCCACCATCGCGACGACGGTGCGCCGCGAGCGGGTGGCCACGGGGGCCTGA
- a CDS encoding alpha/beta fold hydrolase, whose protein sequence is MDRILSADGTPIAYRRQGEGPPLVLVGGALSTAATDAPLAALLAPRFTVITYDRRGRGASGDARSGAAGRETEDLAAVVGAAGPGAAVFGMASGGALALEAAAAGLPVELLAVYEPPYTPGASGLLFKARCTARLHQLLAAGDRSGAVELFLSATGVAQETAARMRHTPLWAELEAMAHTLAYDDALLGNGAVPAERFAAVTARTLVICGGFSSAPARAVTRTLAEALPRGRHRTLTGQMRDVAPQVIAPVLADFFAKDVYARQAS, encoded by the coding sequence ATGGACAGGATTCTCTCCGCCGACGGCACCCCGATCGCCTACCGCCGCCAGGGCGAGGGGCCACCGCTGGTGCTGGTCGGCGGGGCGCTGAGCACTGCGGCGACCGACGCGCCGCTGGCCGCCCTGCTGGCCCCGCGCTTCACGGTGATCACCTACGACCGCCGGGGCCGGGGCGCCAGCGGTGACGCCCGGTCCGGTGCCGCGGGGCGGGAGACCGAGGACCTGGCCGCCGTCGTCGGCGCGGCGGGGCCTGGCGCGGCGGTCTTCGGGATGGCGTCGGGCGGGGCGCTGGCGCTGGAGGCGGCCGCCGCCGGGCTGCCGGTGGAGCTGCTCGCCGTGTACGAGCCGCCCTACACTCCGGGCGCGTCCGGCCTGTTGTTCAAGGCCCGCTGCACGGCCCGGCTGCACCAGCTGCTGGCGGCCGGGGACCGGAGCGGGGCGGTGGAGCTGTTCCTGTCCGCGACGGGCGTCGCCCAGGAGACGGCGGCCCGGATGCGGCACACCCCGCTGTGGGCGGAGCTGGAGGCGATGGCGCACACCCTGGCGTACGACGACGCGCTGCTGGGAAACGGGGCGGTCCCGGCGGAGCGGTTCGCCGCCGTCACCGCCCGGACGCTGGTCATCTGCGGCGGCTTCAGCTCCGCCCCGGCCCGTGCGGTGACCCGGACCCTGGCCGAGGCGCTGCCGCGCGGCAGGCACCGCACGCTGACGGGCCAGATGCGGGATGTGGCCCCGCAGGTCATCGCGCCGGTGCTGGCGGACTTCTTCGCCAAGGACGTGTACGCGCGCCAGGCGTCGTAG
- a CDS encoding DUF427 domain-containing protein, protein MTATRGHRITVEQGTEHVRAVHDGQVLAESRRPLVLRETGCPVRYYLPPEDVRTELLSPSDASTHCPFKGDASYWSLPGAADLVWAYPDPKPEVAAIRGHFCFYATETVAD, encoded by the coding sequence ATGACTGCCACCCGAGGACACCGCATCACCGTCGAGCAGGGCACCGAGCACGTCCGGGCGGTGCACGACGGGCAGGTGCTGGCCGAGAGCCGCCGCCCGCTCGTGCTCCGCGAGACGGGCTGTCCGGTCCGTTACTACCTGCCGCCCGAGGACGTCCGCACCGAGCTGCTGAGCCCGTCGGACGCCAGCACACACTGCCCGTTCAAGGGGGACGCCTCCTACTGGTCACTGCCGGGCGCGGCCGATCTCGTCTGGGCCTACCCGGACCCGAAGCCCGAAGTCGCCGCGATCAGGGGCCACTTCTGCTTCTACGCGACGGAGACCGTGGCCGACTGA
- a CDS encoding LOG family protein has translation MNICVFLSAADLDDRYTVPAREFAELLGRGGHTLVWGGSESGLMKVVADGVQAAGGRLVGVSVEFLAAKARTNADEMVIARDLAERKALLLEKADAVVIMVGGTGTLDEATEILELKKHGKHTKPVVLLNTAGFYDGLRQQFQRMEDEGFLPVPLTDLVFFAKDGVGALAYLEEAAGHQ, from the coding sequence ATGAACATCTGCGTCTTCCTCTCCGCCGCCGACCTCGACGACCGCTACACCGTGCCCGCCCGGGAGTTCGCCGAGTTGCTGGGCAGAGGCGGGCACACCCTGGTCTGGGGCGGATCGGAGAGCGGCCTGATGAAGGTCGTCGCGGACGGCGTCCAGGCGGCGGGCGGGCGGCTCGTCGGGGTGTCGGTCGAATTCCTCGCCGCGAAGGCCCGGACCAACGCCGACGAGATGGTGATCGCCCGCGATCTCGCCGAGCGCAAGGCCCTCCTCCTGGAGAAGGCCGACGCCGTGGTCATCATGGTCGGCGGGACCGGGACGCTGGACGAGGCCACCGAGATCCTGGAGCTGAAGAAGCACGGCAAGCACACCAAGCCGGTGGTCCTGCTGAACACGGCGGGCTTCTACGACGGGCTGCGCCAGCAGTTCCAGCGCATGGAGGACGAGGGCTTCCTGCCTGTACCCCTCACCGACCTGGTCTTCTTCGCCAAGGACGGCGTCGGCGCGCTCGCCTACCTGGAGGAGGCCGCCGGCCACCAGTGA
- a CDS encoding SDR family oxidoreductase: protein MPTHLITGAGSGIGAAVARRLQERGDDLVLLARDAGRAKELADRYPGARTLVGDLGNPDRLSWAFGQQTMPERIDTLLHIAGVVELGGVAELTPKAWHFQLNANLIAPAEITRLLLPQLRVAQGHVLFVNSGAGLNAHAEWGAYAASKHGLKALADSLRHEEHGNGVRVTSVYPGRTASPMQAKVHQQEGKEYEAARWIDPESVATTILMAIDLPRDAEVNDLTVRPGR from the coding sequence ATGCCCACCCACCTCATCACCGGCGCCGGTTCCGGCATCGGGGCCGCCGTCGCCCGCCGTCTCCAGGAGCGCGGCGACGACCTCGTCCTGCTCGCCCGCGACGCCGGCCGCGCCAAGGAGCTCGCCGACCGCTACCCGGGCGCGCGCACACTCGTCGGCGACCTCGGCAACCCCGACCGGCTCTCCTGGGCGTTCGGCCAGCAGACCATGCCCGAGCGGATCGACACCCTGCTGCACATCGCGGGCGTCGTCGAGCTGGGCGGCGTCGCCGAACTCACCCCCAAGGCCTGGCACTTCCAGCTCAACGCCAACCTGATCGCCCCCGCCGAGATCACCCGCCTCCTGCTCCCACAGCTGCGCGTCGCCCAGGGCCACGTCCTCTTCGTGAACTCCGGCGCCGGGCTCAACGCCCACGCCGAGTGGGGCGCGTACGCCGCGAGCAAGCACGGCCTCAAGGCCCTCGCCGACTCGCTGCGCCACGAGGAACACGGCAACGGGGTCCGCGTCACCTCGGTCTACCCCGGGCGTACCGCCAGCCCCATGCAGGCCAAGGTCCACCAGCAGGAGGGCAAGGAGTACGAAGCCGCCCGCTGGATCGACCCCGAGTCGGTGGCCACCACCATCCTGATGGCGATCGACCTGCCGCGCGACGCCGAGGTCAACGACCTCACCGTCCGCCCCGGCCGCTGA